The Drosophila suzukii chromosome X, CBGP_Dsuzu_IsoJpt1.0, whole genome shotgun sequence DNA window TAATGCAAAAGAACCTCGATCAAACCCCACATTTGTCTATGTTTACCTTTTAATCGGATGTACATATATTATAAGCATAAATGTATATTCTTATATGATTTTTCAAGGCTATTTGGAGAGTTTGGCACGTGCGTGGGCCAGCGATAAAGCCATATTATAGGGCCTGTCGTAAAAACGTTTAAAAACAACGTTTCGGTGGGCTTTCGAGAGTTGAACATATGGCAAAAGGCGAAAAGACGAACCGAAACACGCCCAAAACTGGCCACGCCTTATCTAATCGTTGACCACGCACTATGTACTCGTACTAAGCCATACGTGATggaaatacatacatatgtatctaAATGTTTCGCACATGTGCTGCGGGTACATATGTAAACAATAACTCGATCCGGCCGATATCATTTCTTCTCCCCCTGATGATCCCATTGGGTCTTTGGGTTTCCAGCTCACGTCTGGGTGCTTAGTGGCCCGGCGTCCTTCGGCTCGGCGAAGTCAACAAACCCACCTCGCCATATGATTTATCTATGCGCGCTTTGAAATTCAATTTCAGCCCGAGGGGCCCCAAATCAGGGTATACGTACGTATGTACAATACTTACTAAATGGGGAGTACATGAGTGTTAAGGAAGTACTCGCGCGCTTTTCACTAAGAGGAAGCGGTTAGCATTTCACAAATCAGCAGGTAGGAAACAGATAAGAAAATGCCGTCGACATTAGAGAGGTCATAAGACCCCTCTGAGTGACGGACGACACTTGACGTTGCAGGAAGACGCAACATGGTCGAGTTAAGTGTGCTCAAAGTGCGTCAATTTACATGTCCTCAATAGATAGATATTTTACGTTAGGGGTAAGGATTTCATGtcttattaaattatttagaCTATGATTGGACCAACCAGTTGACATATTGGCTCTAATAGTGCAACTCTAGGTGTCGTATTAATATTCATACATTCAACTTAAGTAGTTCCATTCAATCAAGTGGGCTCTTTGTTTATACAGCGTGATAAATCCTAAGCAAAATGTAAATCCCAAAAAGTTCCAAAGTAATCTTCGACAACAGGTCAAGCCAGCTTAAATCCCTAACCCCCTGCCCCTCTTTATAAGCCCCCCTCTAGGCGCTTGGCAACACCCCCCCCACAACAAAGCCCCTCTTGGGAACTTTAATGATAAGTTGAGAACGAGAATTAAAATGGGAATGGTGAAAATGATGAGCTGAATGCGGAAGCAGAGGCATAAACATAAAGCGCTTAATAGGTAGAAGTAATAATAACAGGCGGCACATAATAGTCATAATAAAGAGTGTATAATTGTAATGCGTCAACAGGGGCCCCGGCAACTACCACACCACCCCCTTTTAGGCACGCCCGTTGGGTGGCAACCAAATAAGCTGAATTAGCAAAAACTCGAGGTAGAACCCCGCACACATGCGTCGATTTCCAGTCATGCGTAACCTTCCCTAAATCAAATCACACTATCAGAAATTAAATACGTACAATTGCACTGAAAAGTTATCttttatatttgaaaaaaaagtatttgCTATATGTATATACTGTAAAAAGATACATATGTAAATAGTTTCATACAAATTCATATATTATAACaagtaaacaaaatattttattcaacACAAAATTCATTCTAAAAAATGTCGGAAACTTTTTCCCAGTGTATTAACTAATAAAACAGAGAGAGAATAATATAGAAACAGCGCGAAAGAGAGGAAATACTCAAAAGCACGTGGCGTTTGTTGATAAGCGTGTGTGCTGAGTATTTGGGATCTACGCTTGTGTGCGTAAGTGTGTTACGCTGTTATCAGAAATTTGAATTTCTGAAAgaatattttattgtattgCTCATAAATTGAGTTACgctgaaatataaaaaactaaaaccaTTCATGgaaaaagtttttgttttgtgaaaTAAAATTGAGAGTCCTCCCAAgacatatacatacatataattatatatagcATGCCTCAAAATAAATGACAAGAAATGAGCCAGCGAGATTCgtattaaataaattgattCATTTAAAACTAACAACTTGAATAGCGAAATATAATTGAATAAATTGatgtaaatattaaattggcTTTTCAATCTTTTTTATCAGGTAAAGGTTAATGAAAATCTCCAAATAACTATctcaattaaaataaaaaagcattAATCAGGGATCATTAGTTTATGCAAGACAAGACATACACATgtacataaaataaataaatattattatactGCATACTTATCTTAAATAAATTCCATATCTTTCCAATTTTACAGACAAATTCCTTGGGCAGCACAATCCGGGCCATCGCAATAGCACCAGCAGCGAGGCTACCAGCGAGGACATCGACTCCAGCAGGGAGCATCTGAACAAGCCCAAGGGCAATTCGGGCGGTGGTAACGGCGGCAACGGTTGCAACAACCATGTTGCAGGCGTCAAAAGGTGCCGCTCTAAGCGAAATAAGAAATCGTCCGGCCAACATATCCGTAATCCTGACCAGATGGGCCAGAAGGCCGAAGGCCCTGCCTCTATTGTGGGCCAAAAGACCAAGCAGACAACCAATGGCAAGTGGCGCCAACAGCAGCCCAATCCCAACGGCAACAACCCacagcagcaccaccagcagcagcagcatcagcagcagaaGCGTGGTAGCAACAAGAAGACAGGAaagtgcagcagcaacattggACAACATCCCGGCAGCAACAACGCCAAGCACGGCGGCAACAATCAGCGCAAGACCTGCGACAGCAGCTCCTCCTCGGCCCTGAGTTCACCAACCAGCTCGCCCACCAGTTCCCCCCATGCCAACGGAAACCGGAAGCGTATTGAGCGCTCCTTAATGCCGGGAGCCGCTCTGGAATGGCGCCGGGAGCGCGAACGCGGTCGCCAGAATGCCAACTTCTTGGTGCCCCCACTCCGGCAGTACGAGCAATTGGATCTGGACGATAAGACCCTGGTGCAGCAGCTCCGGCGACATGTCATCGATCACCATCTGCTAAGGGTCTACGGCTTTCCGGTGGAGTCCGTGGTCCATGAGGGCGCCATCGAGATCTTCAAGTGCCTGCCGCACATGAGTTTCGCAGCGGCCTTGGCGGAAACTGCCCCGGCAGTCACACTGATCAACTGCCACGACGGACTGACCAACCGAGTTGCTGTTGAGGAGGAGGTGGCCACCTCGAGTGACTCCGGCAACAGTTCGCCCCGCTCTCTGGACTCCGAGTCCGGTGGTGAGTGGAGCGGCAGCGAATGTGAGTCCTCCAACTCATCATCCTCATCATCGTCCGCCTCCTCAACAGGCGATGCCGAACTTAGTCTGGAGCTTAAGTACTGCCAGTACGTCCAGGTGGAGCGCAGTCTGGCCAAGCCGTGTGCCCGCTGCAAGCGCCACTTCCTAGTGGACGAGCTGACGGGCGAGTATTTGACGCAGGAGGAGTGCCACTACCATTCGGGCAAGTACCAACGCTACTTCGATGGCGTCTGCCACGGCCGCTGGACGTGCTGCAACGAGGGCGATGAATCCTCGCCGGGCTGCTGCCTGGGCGATCGACACGTGTGGACTGGTTCGGTGGTGGGCGTCAATGGGCCCTACTACGACTTCGTGAGGACCCAGTACAGGGAGCGGATGACAGCAAACTCCGATGACGAGCCGTCCGTGTACGCTCTGGACTGCGAGATGAGCTATACGGGACGTGGCCTGGACGTGACCAAGGTCTCACTGGTGGCCCTCAACGGGCAGCTGGTGTACGAGCACTTTGTGCGGCCCGAATGCGACATAATCGACTACAATACCCAGTATTCGGGCATTACGGAGCGGGATCTGCGTTCCGGCGCCAAGAGTCTGGCCGAGGTGCAACGGGATCTCCTCGAGCTGATTGCGGCTGACACCATACTGATTGGACACGGACTAGATAACGACCTGCGCGCCCTGCGCCTGGTGCACAACACCCTGATCGACACCTCGATCAGTTTCCCGCACTGCAGTGGGTTTCCATACCGCCGGGCACTGCGCCACCTGACCAAGGTCCATCTGAAGCGGGAGATCCAGTGTGGTGATGGGACCACTGGACACAGCAGCTTCGAGGACTCGCGGGCCTGCATGGAGCTGATGCTGTGGCGCATCAACCGGGAACTGGACCCCACATGGAGCTGGGACGATTAAGGGAGCGGGGCGGGGGAGGATCGAGGATCGAGGATCGATCGGTCCGCGGGGGCGGGGGTTGATCAAACACAATGGGGGCCAGCAAGTACTTTTAGTCGTTAAGCCAGTTTAGGATCGCCTAGTTTGTACTGTATTCAAGAAAAAACACAATCCTAAAATCTCAGCTGGGTCGCTCACCTGGCAATTGGTCTCTATAACACTGATGTATCCGATGTATCCGGGTTATACACCTAGATATAGGGCCCCATTGCCAGGTGCTAGCCCCAGcgtatacatacatatatcaaGTAaatcgcaaaattgaaatgacaaaaatggcaaaaaagcATGCAAAAATAGTAGCATAATCATATATTTATATGCGATACATAAGGTACATTTTGTAAGCGTATATTTATAGAGAACAATAGAACTTTAAtctacatatgtatatacactaattgttttttttttcttgattaATTTCGAACCACGAGAAAATGTACTGAAGTTTTAGCTGTGATGTTTTTTTCACTTTCTCACATATTTACACGACAAACGAAAATGAAAagtaaaagcaaaaaaaaaaaaagaatagaaaaatacaaaaaacatATACATACgcgcatacattatttttttaagaagcACAGAAGAAAGGCAATCCaaatactttttaattttGACCAAAACTTTCAACTAAAATCACTCCATTTATCATAATTTACCATTAGGTTTCGTTCGTTTCGTCCGTTTTAACCCTaccatttcttttattatttcacGAATAAAGCATCTCATATACAAATGGAAGCgatgaaaaattaaagtttaacTTTAACTACTTTATACACTATGCATAAACGTAAGTTAGGTTAATCCTATGTTTTTTTCCAAACtctttgattatttatttaacgaATTCACGCGACAAGTTCATTGAAAATTTCTTCAAGTGTATAATTTTTCACATTGAACTCCATTTTAGGCTAaggtttattttttgttttctctcGCGAAACTATCGACGATTAACCATTATTCCTTGATTCTAAATGTCAAAATCGAGAGGAGGAATACTTTATGCGAAAATCGATGTTCCTAGCAGCATAAGTTTCAGCACAAATACGTTGCAACAAGCGGCTGTTTTATATTGAACGCAGAAAAAAAGATGAGTAATGCAAATGCACAACGACAAAATTTGAAGAGAATAAAAGAAACAACGATTTGTTTAAAACTAAATATCACCTTAAAGCAATGGTTATTATTTTTGGTATGGGAACTGGTACATGGGGTTCAAATATGTAAACTAAAAGATAATAAGAAATGGCAAATTGGAAGTCTAAACATTGCCGAAGGATCCCTAGTTGTTTGGACCGTGCTGTTGTAAATACACAGCGTAACGAAGGCACATTAACCCGTGGAATAAGTATAGACGTCATACCAGCGAAAATATCATCGATCTCAACAAGTGGTAATTCTTTGTTGTtgtaaatacaaacttttaaaGCTGTTAACAGTGTTAACAAGAATAGCGGCGCATGTCTCTTAATTTAGATGAATTTATTTACCTTGGACAATCGTGGGTTTTTACTGCTTCACTATATAATACTTACAGACCGCGTTAACTTAGTGCGGCGATCAAGATCAAACCGCATATGTTTCTCAGCCGACTGGCGATGCTGGCCCTGCGATGCGAGGTCAGTGGATAAGGAGATATAAGCCCGACCAGACAATATACAAGTACCTATAGGTATATCAGTTTTACGTGCCCCCACATAACGTGTTGGTCAAAGAGAAACTTTGAAGATGCAGCCAAAAAATTATCATGAGATCAGGTTATACAAGGTATATGTGTCTTTTTACAGAATACAGGCGCTGAGATGATCTGTTACATTAAACTGGGTAATGTAATATATTCCGAAGAATTACAGGGGAttatattttctttcttcCCGATAATATCCATTATATCTGAAGGTCTACTTTGTATTTTTCCCAAGTACGACTAAGAATCAAAACCCAAATCCAAGGAACTTTTAGGTGCCCCGTGCTGTACTTTATCTGCACCTGCGGTCAACAGCTGTAATGCCAACTTGCGGAAGCACCGATCTGTGTGATCAGCTGAGggttctttaaaaaaaaaaatacaaaaagtgtTTGCCCAA harbors:
- the prage gene encoding uncharacterized protein prage isoform X1 produces the protein MLLAEIAAKQNMLAPSGAAIKRKTEQEQQQQRKQHRSNINSSNIDNTSNNNRQFHRQQGKMYYNSNTRPFWMKFRSAASTNQTTIFTTNNDMCNAAAAAAAATTATAAATATAATYDKMQRCNQNNGNSNIQTTSNTSGSGNNNKRCPPKYTGNNLAATTNGMMAYQQQHPQAAAATLQHGSSKHATRRGRYNNSNKQHQQQQFANIQKRNGIPGITGSESSSSPSTATSTWLERGYGHRLANSSCIEDKFLGQHNPGHRNSTSSEATSEDIDSSREHLNKPKGNSGGGNGGNGCNNHVAGVKRCRSKRNKKSSGQHIRNPDQMGQKAEGPASIVGQKTKQTTNGKWRQQQPNPNGNNPQQHHQQQQHQQQKRGSNKKTGKCSSNIGQHPGSNNAKHGGNNQRKTCDSSSSSALSSPTSSPTSSPHANGNRKRIERSLMPGAALEWRRERERGRQNANFLVPPLRQYEQLDLDDKTLVQQLRRHVIDHHLLRVYGFPVESVVHEGAIEIFKCLPHMSFAAALAETAPAVTLINCHDGLTNRVAVEEEVATSSDSGNSSPRSLDSESGGEWSGSECESSNSSSSSSSASSTGDAELSLELKYCQYVQVERSLAKPCARCKRHFLVDELTGEYLTQEECHYHSGKYQRYFDGVCHGRWTCCNEGDESSPGCCLGDRHVWTGSVVGVNGPYYDFVRTQYRERMTANSDDEPSVYALDCEMSYTGRGLDVTKVSLVALNGQLVYEHFVRPECDIIDYNTQYSGITERDLRSGAKSLAEVQRDLLELIAADTILIGHGLDNDLRALRLVHNTLIDTSISFPHCSGFPYRRALRHLTKVHLKREIQCGDGTTGHSSFEDSRACMELMLWRINRELDPTWSWDD
- the prage gene encoding uncharacterized protein prage isoform X2 produces the protein MEQITNYFEHMDYVSFVVVALPCVVIAAYGFLQVASGLAKCKNDKMQRCNQNNGNSNIQTTSNTSGSGNNNKRCPPKYTGNNLAATTNGMMAYQQQHPQAAAATLQHGSSKHATRRGRYNNSNKQHQQQQFANIQKRNGIPGITGSESSSSPSTATSTWLERGYGHRLANSSCIEDKFLGQHNPGHRNSTSSEATSEDIDSSREHLNKPKGNSGGGNGGNGCNNHVAGVKRCRSKRNKKSSGQHIRNPDQMGQKAEGPASIVGQKTKQTTNGKWRQQQPNPNGNNPQQHHQQQQHQQQKRGSNKKTGKCSSNIGQHPGSNNAKHGGNNQRKTCDSSSSSALSSPTSSPTSSPHANGNRKRIERSLMPGAALEWRRERERGRQNANFLVPPLRQYEQLDLDDKTLVQQLRRHVIDHHLLRVYGFPVESVVHEGAIEIFKCLPHMSFAAALAETAPAVTLINCHDGLTNRVAVEEEVATSSDSGNSSPRSLDSESGGEWSGSECESSNSSSSSSSASSTGDAELSLELKYCQYVQVERSLAKPCARCKRHFLVDELTGEYLTQEECHYHSGKYQRYFDGVCHGRWTCCNEGDESSPGCCLGDRHVWTGSVVGVNGPYYDFVRTQYRERMTANSDDEPSVYALDCEMSYTGRGLDVTKVSLVALNGQLVYEHFVRPECDIIDYNTQYSGITERDLRSGAKSLAEVQRDLLELIAADTILIGHGLDNDLRALRLVHNTLIDTSISFPHCSGFPYRRALRHLTKVHLKREIQCGDGTTGHSSFEDSRACMELMLWRINRELDPTWSWDD
- the prage gene encoding uncharacterized protein prage isoform X3, which produces MHFFLEDFLQVHLFKIYDKMQRCNQNNGNSNIQTTSNTSGSGNNNKRCPPKYTGNNLAATTNGMMAYQQQHPQAAAATLQHGSSKHATRRGRYNNSNKQHQQQQFANIQKRNGIPGITGSESSSSPSTATSTWLERGYGHRLANSSCIEDKFLGQHNPGHRNSTSSEATSEDIDSSREHLNKPKGNSGGGNGGNGCNNHVAGVKRCRSKRNKKSSGQHIRNPDQMGQKAEGPASIVGQKTKQTTNGKWRQQQPNPNGNNPQQHHQQQQHQQQKRGSNKKTGKCSSNIGQHPGSNNAKHGGNNQRKTCDSSSSSALSSPTSSPTSSPHANGNRKRIERSLMPGAALEWRRERERGRQNANFLVPPLRQYEQLDLDDKTLVQQLRRHVIDHHLLRVYGFPVESVVHEGAIEIFKCLPHMSFAAALAETAPAVTLINCHDGLTNRVAVEEEVATSSDSGNSSPRSLDSESGGEWSGSECESSNSSSSSSSASSTGDAELSLELKYCQYVQVERSLAKPCARCKRHFLVDELTGEYLTQEECHYHSGKYQRYFDGVCHGRWTCCNEGDESSPGCCLGDRHVWTGSVVGVNGPYYDFVRTQYRERMTANSDDEPSVYALDCEMSYTGRGLDVTKVSLVALNGQLVYEHFVRPECDIIDYNTQYSGITERDLRSGAKSLAEVQRDLLELIAADTILIGHGLDNDLRALRLVHNTLIDTSISFPHCSGFPYRRALRHLTKVHLKREIQCGDGTTGHSSFEDSRACMELMLWRINRELDPTWSWDD
- the prage gene encoding uncharacterized protein prage isoform X4, which gives rise to MQRCNQNNGNSNIQTTSNTSGSGNNNKRCPPKYTGNNLAATTNGMMAYQQQHPQAAAATLQHGSSKHATRRGRYNNSNKQHQQQQFANIQKRNGIPGITGSESSSSPSTATSTWLERGYGHRLANSSCIEDKFLGQHNPGHRNSTSSEATSEDIDSSREHLNKPKGNSGGGNGGNGCNNHVAGVKRCRSKRNKKSSGQHIRNPDQMGQKAEGPASIVGQKTKQTTNGKWRQQQPNPNGNNPQQHHQQQQHQQQKRGSNKKTGKCSSNIGQHPGSNNAKHGGNNQRKTCDSSSSSALSSPTSSPTSSPHANGNRKRIERSLMPGAALEWRRERERGRQNANFLVPPLRQYEQLDLDDKTLVQQLRRHVIDHHLLRVYGFPVESVVHEGAIEIFKCLPHMSFAAALAETAPAVTLINCHDGLTNRVAVEEEVATSSDSGNSSPRSLDSESGGEWSGSECESSNSSSSSSSASSTGDAELSLELKYCQYVQVERSLAKPCARCKRHFLVDELTGEYLTQEECHYHSGKYQRYFDGVCHGRWTCCNEGDESSPGCCLGDRHVWTGSVVGVNGPYYDFVRTQYRERMTANSDDEPSVYALDCEMSYTGRGLDVTKVSLVALNGQLVYEHFVRPECDIIDYNTQYSGITERDLRSGAKSLAEVQRDLLELIAADTILIGHGLDNDLRALRLVHNTLIDTSISFPHCSGFPYRRALRHLTKVHLKREIQCGDGTTGHSSFEDSRACMELMLWRINRELDPTWSWDD